The following are from one region of the Candidatus Dadabacteria bacterium genome:
- a CDS encoding SulP family inorganic anion transporter, giving the protein MLPMALAFGVASGLGPVAGIYGAVAVGFFAAAFGGTPAQISGPTGPMTIAMAAIVTLYAHDLATAFTIVMLAGLIQISLGFLRVGRFVGYTPYSVISGFMTGIGAIIILLQVLTILGADPVSGGPLVQIAAWPEAIANPNPHDLAVGLVALAICVFWPRRIRRFLPPALAALTIGTCIAFFGLTEARTIGAIPTGLPTFQAPQIGLGSIGGFLEPALILALLGSIDSLLTSLIADSQTRTRHNPDRELMGQGFGNLAAGILGALPGSGAPLVTVTNIRAGGRSPLAGILTAILLLGLLLGFGWIAEPIPLAVLAGILIKVGWDIIDWRFVVHLRAIRLEYVLIMLLTFLVTVFVDLVTAVALGLIAAGVVRSRDLTQNELEGVFSLPVLDFDSLPSLADIDPYSLPVGFIKLRGSFSIASANELTRVIAADIEDHDIIILDFSETTSVDDSAALAIEELVQSAIDDDTACVVLGLSGDVGRILQSLKVFHRVPAGNFVDSLDEAKQLSKNLLHECSADAMKLSVGEGSANAGGETPKAISQGSS; this is encoded by the coding sequence ATGCTGCCGATGGCGTTAGCCTTTGGTGTTGCCTCGGGGCTAGGGCCAGTTGCTGGAATCTACGGCGCCGTCGCGGTGGGATTCTTTGCCGCCGCGTTCGGCGGCACGCCTGCGCAGATCTCCGGTCCCACCGGTCCGATGACTATCGCAATGGCTGCGATTGTCACCCTGTATGCCCACGATCTGGCGACCGCATTCACCATCGTTATGCTAGCCGGCCTGATACAGATATCCCTGGGGTTTCTCCGGGTCGGCCGCTTTGTGGGTTACACTCCATACTCCGTGATTTCCGGTTTCATGACCGGGATCGGCGCGATCATCATACTCCTGCAGGTCCTGACTATCCTCGGCGCCGATCCGGTCTCGGGAGGGCCGCTTGTCCAGATTGCAGCTTGGCCGGAGGCAATCGCCAACCCCAATCCGCACGATCTTGCTGTTGGGTTAGTTGCCTTGGCTATTTGCGTTTTCTGGCCCCGTCGAATACGACGTTTCCTGCCCCCTGCGCTGGCCGCCTTGACAATCGGCACCTGCATTGCGTTCTTCGGGCTCACAGAGGCACGAACCATCGGCGCGATTCCTACGGGCCTGCCCACGTTTCAGGCGCCGCAGATAGGGTTGGGCTCAATCGGGGGCTTCTTGGAGCCGGCACTGATTCTTGCGCTTCTCGGTTCCATCGACAGTTTGCTGACCTCATTGATAGCGGATTCCCAAACCCGCACACGCCACAATCCCGACCGGGAGCTTATGGGGCAAGGTTTCGGCAATCTGGCGGCCGGTATTCTGGGCGCGTTGCCGGGTTCAGGAGCCCCACTGGTCACCGTCACCAACATCCGGGCCGGCGGGCGCAGTCCGCTGGCAGGCATCCTGACCGCGATCTTGCTGCTCGGTTTACTGCTCGGCTTCGGCTGGATTGCCGAACCGATTCCGCTCGCTGTTCTGGCCGGCATTCTCATTAAAGTCGGCTGGGATATTATTGACTGGCGCTTCGTTGTCCATCTGCGGGCGATTCGCCTTGAGTACGTTCTTATAATGCTCCTCACCTTCCTTGTGACCGTATTTGTCGATTTAGTCACCGCCGTCGCGCTCGGGTTGATCGCGGCGGGTGTGGTGCGCTCGAGAGACCTGACGCAGAACGAACTGGAAGGCGTGTTTTCTCTGCCAGTTTTGGACTTTGATTCTTTACCGTCTCTGGCGGACATCGATCCCTATAGCCTACCGGTCGGATTCATCAAGTTGAGAGGAAGTTTCTCAATCGCTTCCGCAAACGAACTGACCCGAGTGATTGCTGCGGACATCGAGGATCACGACATCATCATCCTCGACTTCTCTGAGACCACCAGCGTGGATGATAGTGCTGCGCTTGCGATCGAGGAACTCGTCCAATCTGCCATTGACGATGATACCGCCTGCGTTGTGTTGGGCCTGTCTGGTGACGTGGGTAGAATTCTGCAATCTCTCAAGGTTTTCCACCGTGTTCCCGCCGGGAATTTCGTGGACAGCCTTGACGAAGCGAAACAGTTATCCAAGAACCTCCTCCACGAATGCAGTGCCGATGCAATGAAGCTCAGCGTTGGTGAGGGTAGCGCAAATGCAGGGGGCGAAACGCCGAAGGCGATCAGCCAAGGCTCAAGCTGA